The archaeon genome includes the window CTGAGGAGGTGCTTGGAGACCAGGTCGGCGAGCTGGTAGAATGTGAAGATGCGGCAGCTGGCCACCCGCCTCATCGCGGTCGCAGGCTTGAGGCGCCGCTGCCTCGCGAAGGAGGAGAAGAGGTACGGGTCGGAGTTGTTGCCCCCGTCGATGAAGAGGACTGGCGAGTCGAGGCCTCCCTGCTCGAAGGGAAGCTGGGCCCTGAAAGCCGCCAGCTCCGCGACCGCCGAGGCTGGCGCGCCGTCGAGGACGACGAGGCTCCCGGAAGAGAGAGGCCTGAGCATCGAGTCCAGGCGCGGGAAGCCGAGAGAGAAGTGGGGCAGCGAGGAGGCAGGGCGGAAGTTCTCCTGCCTCCTCCGGACGGGAACCTGAGCGCTCAGATAGATGTCGGACCAGTCGTCGGGAATCGGGGCGAGCCTGCACTCTATGTTCCCCTCGAGGGGTCGCCCGCAGCCGAGGCAGCGGCCCTCCAGCGAATCGATCGTCTCGCTCGCCAGTCCCAGCTCGCGCCTGACCCTGAGGACGCAGCTGCAGCTCGCGCAATAGTAGACGAAGCGCTCACTGCCGGTTCCTTGCTGTTCGTAGAGATAGTGAAGTCTCGACATCGCGATGATTGGCTTGCTCCGGGGATTTAACGCGGGAGACAGGCGCGCGGCGTCTGGGCCGGAGGGAGACGCCCGAAAGTGATGAAAACCTCTTGCAAGATTATTAATCGAAGGAATGGCTCGCCGAGGCTGTGCGGGGGTCGCCCAGCCTGGTCAACGGCGTGAGGCTCAGGACCTCATCCCTTAGGGGTTCGAGGGTTCGAATCCCTCCCCCCGCACTACGAAGAGGATGAGACCTTCACTCATTCGACAGAGCGTAAAGCCTGTTGACGGTCCTCCAGTTCCTGGTCGTGGCATGAATCTTCAGTTTCCTTTCAAGGAAAGAGTTCGAGAGTTTAGACTTGCCATATCCGTTCGGGCAGAAGAGATAGACCTCCCTCTCTGAGATCGAGAACTTCTCGTCGGCACTCTTCGCCTCTTCAATCTCTCTCGTCGACATGCCGGGGGGCTTCGCAGAGAGGAACGTCACGTGCAGGCTCTTCTCATCCAGCCCAGCATACGGGTTGTTCTTGATCACTCTCAACATCTCTTTCTTGGTCCT containing:
- a CDS encoding DUF1697 domain-containing protein, coding for MLRGINVGGHKSVSMSELANCYDSLGFGRVRTYIQSGNVVFDYDGSNIQGLVEKITKKVADRFGFEVSVVIRTKKEMLRVIKNNPYAGLDEKSLHVTFLSAKPPGMSTREIEEAKSADEKFSISEREVYLFCPNGYGKSKLSNSFLERKLKIHATTRNWRTVNRLYALSNE